One Streptomyces sp. V4I8 genomic window carries:
- a CDS encoding KR domain-containing protein, with protein MLPSAVATGEPQLRVRDGQVAVPRLTATGAASETGAAFAADGTVLITGGTGALGAELARHLVAEHGVRHLLLTGRRGPQAPRSRGTAR; from the coding sequence ATGCTGCCGTCGGCCGTCGCCACCGGCGAGCCCCAACTCCGCGTGCGGGACGGGCAGGTGGCGGTTCCCCGACTGACGGCGACCGGTGCTGCCTCGGAGACGGGAGCCGCCTTCGCCGCGGACGGCACCGTACTGATCACGGGAGGCACCGGCGCGCTGGGCGCGGAACTGGCACGGCACCTGGTCGCCGAACACGGCGTACGGCATCTGCTGCTGACCGGACGACGCGGGCCCCAGGCACCCCGGAGCCGAGGAACTGCGCGCTGA
- a CDS encoding KR domain-containing protein, producing MGAQAGIVACDAADRARLADVVRRCEPPLTAVVHAAGVLDDGVLDSLTPERMAAVLRPKADAAWNLHELTRDMGLSAFVVFSSVSGLLGRVGQGNYAAANAFLDALAHHRAAEGLPTLSLAWGPWEHGAGMAAGQPRQRPQSREVLVPLSTRQGLALFDAALRSTEPVLAPILLDRTALRSGAGHLPAPLRGLVRQSRPTAAATAFGSAGSPGQLLEPGAWRKRLTAIPSGEREAALVALLRADVAAVLGYPHADALPAGKALADLGFDSLTAVQIRNRVSTGLGLRLSAAVVFEHRTAEELARHLLGLLDGEPGGEGAAPGAGAAERPAYSLSSLFRTVSAAGQPVAAMHLLVTASWALPTFTATHGREHALPPIRRSHGRPGSGRPTIVYFPAYHPSPASDGGDFPRFHRAFRNDLDVLEFPHPGIGAGAAVPEDRPAMAASAEGDDWRTCWPTAHDVVDVPGDHLTMVQDHAETTVSAIRTWIDARTTEGSSG from the coding sequence TTGGGGGCGCAGGCCGGCATCGTCGCCTGTGACGCGGCCGACCGTGCCCGCCTGGCTGACGTGGTCCGGCGCTGCGAGCCGCCGCTGACCGCCGTGGTGCACGCCGCCGGAGTTCTCGACGACGGCGTGCTGGACTCGTTGACGCCGGAGCGGATGGCGGCCGTTCTGCGGCCGAAGGCGGACGCGGCCTGGAATCTGCACGAACTGACCCGGGACATGGGCCTGTCGGCGTTCGTCGTGTTCTCCTCCGTCTCCGGTCTGCTGGGCCGGGTGGGCCAGGGCAACTACGCGGCCGCGAACGCGTTCCTCGACGCCCTCGCCCACCACCGTGCGGCCGAAGGACTGCCGACGCTCTCGCTGGCGTGGGGCCCGTGGGAGCACGGCGCCGGCATGGCGGCGGGACAGCCCCGCCAGCGCCCACAGTCACGTGAGGTGCTCGTGCCGCTGTCGACACGGCAGGGCCTGGCCCTGTTCGACGCCGCGCTGCGCTCGACGGAGCCGGTCCTGGCGCCGATCCTGCTGGACCGGACGGCACTGCGGTCCGGTGCGGGGCACCTGCCGGCGCCGTTGCGCGGACTCGTCCGGCAGAGTCGGCCGACCGCCGCGGCGACGGCCTTCGGCTCCGCCGGCTCTCCCGGACAGCTGCTGGAGCCGGGAGCCTGGCGGAAGCGGCTGACCGCCATACCCTCGGGCGAACGGGAGGCGGCGCTCGTGGCGTTGCTGCGGGCCGACGTGGCCGCGGTGCTCGGATACCCGCACGCCGACGCGCTCCCGGCCGGGAAGGCCCTGGCCGACCTGGGGTTCGACTCCCTGACCGCCGTGCAGATCCGCAACCGGGTGAGCACGGGGCTGGGGCTCCGGCTGTCGGCGGCGGTCGTGTTCGAGCACCGCACGGCCGAGGAACTGGCCCGCCATCTGCTGGGTCTGCTGGACGGCGAACCGGGCGGCGAGGGCGCCGCCCCCGGGGCCGGTGCGGCCGAGCGGCCCGCGTACAGCCTCTCCTCGCTGTTCCGGACGGTCAGTGCCGCCGGACAACCGGTGGCGGCGATGCACCTGCTGGTCACGGCGTCCTGGGCGCTGCCCACCTTCACGGCCACCCACGGCCGCGAGCACGCGCTGCCCCCGATCCGCCGCTCCCACGGCCGCCCCGGCTCCGGAAGGCCGACGATCGTCTACTTCCCGGCCTACCATCCCTCGCCGGCCTCGGACGGCGGAGACTTCCCACGCTTCCACCGCGCGTTCAGGAACGACCTGGACGTCCTGGAGTTCCCGCACCCGGGGATCGGCGCCGGTGCGGCCGTACCGGAGGACCGTCCCGCCATGGCGGCGTCCGCGGAAGGGGACGACTGGCGGACGTGCTGGCCGACGGCGCACGACGTCGTGGACGTCCCCGGGGACCATCTGACGATGGTGCAGGACCACGCGGAGACAACCGTGTCGGCGATCCGCACCTGGATCGACGCGCGGACGACCGAGGGATCGAGCGGCTGA
- a CDS encoding GTP-binding protein: MHLLNLGILAHVDAGKTSLTERLLHTAGVIDEIGSVDAGNTQTDSLALERQRGITIKSAVVSFALDDMTVNLIDTPGHPDFIAEVERVLGVLDGAVLVVSAVEGVQPQTRVLMRTLQRLRIPTLVFVNKIDRRGGRYVTVLRALRERLTAAVVPMGTAGGLGTRDARFVPGLASTALDVLADHDDELLTAYVEDTVSSDRLRAALADQTRQALVHPVYFGSAVTGAGVGALVEGIRRLLPAADGDPEGPVSGTVFKVERGPAGEKVAYARMFSGTVRTRDRIRFGAGGEARDAEDLDDRAEGRITAISVFEQGADTRDDLVAAGRIAKLWGLADIRIGDALGEPRKEYGHFFAPPTLETVVVPAGGADRRDLHRALTLLAEQDPLIGLRHDEVRQETFVSLYGEVQKEVIQATLADEFGLDVTFRETTPLCVERPVGPGAAVEFNKKDGNPFLATVGLRVDPAPVGSGVAFRLEVELGSMPYAFFKAVEDTVRETLGQGLHGWQIPDCAVTMTHSGYSPRQSHAHQGFDKSMSSTGYDFRGLTPLVLTEALRRAGTQVHEPMHRFRVEAPTDTLAALLPVLARLRAVPQTTETRGPSCVLEGSVPAAHVHELEQHLPGLTRGEGELESVFDHYAPAPRGTVPERRRTDLNPLNRKEYLLNLTRRVGN, encoded by the coding sequence GTGCACTTGCTCAACCTCGGGATCCTCGCCCATGTCGACGCCGGTAAGACCAGCCTGACCGAACGCCTGCTGCACACCGCGGGCGTGATCGACGAGATCGGCAGCGTCGACGCCGGGAACACACAGACCGATTCCCTCGCGCTGGAGCGGCAGCGCGGCATCACCATCAAGTCCGCCGTCGTCTCCTTCGCCCTCGACGACATGACGGTCAACCTCATCGACACCCCCGGCCACCCGGACTTCATCGCCGAGGTGGAGCGGGTGCTCGGCGTGCTGGACGGCGCCGTACTGGTCGTCTCCGCCGTGGAGGGCGTCCAGCCGCAGACCCGCGTCCTGATGCGCACGCTGCAGCGGCTGCGCATCCCCACCCTCGTCTTCGTCAACAAGATCGACCGACGCGGCGGGCGGTACGTCACCGTCCTGCGGGCCCTCCGCGAACGGCTGACGGCGGCCGTCGTGCCGATGGGGACGGCCGGCGGACTGGGCACGCGTGACGCCCGCTTCGTCCCCGGCCTCGCATCGACGGCCCTCGACGTCCTCGCCGACCACGACGACGAGCTGCTGACGGCCTACGTCGAGGACACGGTCTCCTCCGACCGCCTCCGCGCCGCTCTCGCCGACCAGACCCGGCAGGCCCTCGTCCACCCCGTGTACTTCGGCTCCGCCGTCACGGGCGCCGGCGTCGGCGCGCTCGTCGAGGGGATCAGACGGCTGCTGCCCGCAGCCGACGGCGACCCGGAAGGGCCGGTCTCGGGCACCGTCTTCAAGGTCGAGCGGGGACCGGCGGGGGAGAAGGTCGCGTACGCACGGATGTTCTCCGGCACCGTGCGCACCCGCGACCGGATCCGCTTCGGGGCCGGCGGGGAAGCGCGCGACGCCGAAGACCTCGACGACCGCGCGGAGGGCCGGATCACCGCGATCAGCGTCTTCGAGCAGGGTGCGGACACCAGGGACGACCTGGTGGCGGCGGGCCGGATCGCCAAACTGTGGGGCCTGGCGGACATCAGGATCGGCGACGCCCTCGGCGAACCCCGCAAGGAGTACGGGCACTTCTTCGCCCCGCCCACCCTCGAAACGGTCGTCGTCCCGGCCGGCGGCGCGGACCGGCGGGACCTGCACCGCGCGCTCACCCTGCTCGCCGAACAGGACCCGCTGATCGGCCTGCGCCACGACGAGGTGCGCCAGGAGACCTTCGTCTCCCTCTACGGCGAGGTGCAGAAGGAGGTCATCCAGGCCACCCTCGCCGACGAGTTCGGCCTCGACGTCACCTTCCGCGAGACGACACCGCTGTGTGTCGAGCGGCCGGTCGGCCCGGGCGCGGCGGTCGAGTTCAACAAGAAGGACGGCAACCCCTTCCTCGCGACCGTCGGCCTGCGCGTCGACCCCGCGCCGGTCGGCTCCGGGGTGGCCTTCCGGCTGGAGGTGGAGCTCGGCTCCATGCCGTACGCCTTCTTCAAGGCCGTCGAGGACACCGTCCGCGAGACCCTCGGCCAGGGCCTGCACGGCTGGCAGATCCCCGACTGCGCGGTCACCATGACCCACTCGGGCTACTCGCCCCGGCAGAGCCACGCCCACCAGGGCTTCGACAAGAGCATGTCCAGCACCGGCTACGACTTCCGTGGCCTCACCCCGCTGGTCCTGACCGAGGCGCTGCGCCGGGCGGGCACCCAGGTGCACGAGCCGATGCACCGCTTCCGCGTCGAGGCCCCGACCGACACCCTGGCCGCGCTGCTTCCGGTGCTGGCCCGGCTGCGCGCGGTGCCGCAGACCACGGAGACGCGCGGTCCCTCCTGTGTGCTGGAGGGGTCGGTGCCCGCGGCCCATGTGCACGAACTGGAGCAGCACCTGCCGGGGCTGACGCGCGGCGAGGGCGAGCTGGAGAGCGTCTTCGACCACTACGCGCCCGCCCCGCGCGGCACGGTCCCGGAACGCAGGCGCACCGACCTCAACCCGCTGAACCGGAAGGAGTACCTGTTGAACCTGACGCGCAGAGTGGGCAACTGA
- a CDS encoding cellulase family glycosylhydrolase — MPNFRTRLFVVLVVLFGSLTVAGPSPATAATLPDSLWFDETPLTVQNGRFVDGNGREVVLRGYNVSGETKLDENGGLPFASVADAKKSATALRALGGGNSIRFLLSWAYAEPVRGQVDTTYLAAATAQMRAFLDAGIRVYPDFHQDLYSRHLFDPDSWYTGDGAPKWAVDLGNYPDENCGICLFWGQNITQNEAVKQASYDFWHNEYGLQDAFLTTAQKTMAYIRQNVSAAEFAGVVGFDPYNEPHAGVYDSGQTSRTWERDVLWPFYQKFRARMDAAGWQDKPLFAEPNLFWNANIDFQKQEGGLLDAGTLGPRYVFNTHFYDQKAISGVFMWGKAEDGQYAGDFGTVRDRASATKTPAIISEFGHPLAGSVSDKAPTVLKAMYQALDSRVPGKSWWSNPAGSGPVLSGSQWQWDIYNGRHHELMNGNPDKALTTGDAWNDEDLSAVRLDDSGTPVLRQDARLLDRIYPSATSGTTVAFTYEDRSRDGDTTLTWNPVPSSLPNVAQLVGSGQYGLLVWRSNSGAAPTELHLPASFPTGSTTVVSDLGTAYAPPSYTSATPVGVAAEPGGTGSRRLLLTDSDSGVLHYALVTNGASSPSAAVLNAARSELSAWAARTVG; from the coding sequence ATGCCGAACTTCCGGACACGTCTGTTTGTTGTCCTGGTCGTCCTCTTCGGATCCCTGACGGTGGCGGGCCCCTCTCCCGCCACCGCCGCCACCCTTCCCGACTCCCTCTGGTTCGACGAAACGCCCCTCACCGTCCAGAACGGGCGCTTCGTCGACGGAAACGGCCGCGAGGTCGTGCTGCGCGGCTACAACGTCTCCGGCGAGACCAAACTGGACGAGAACGGGGGCCTGCCCTTCGCCTCGGTCGCCGACGCGAAGAAGTCCGCGACCGCGCTGCGCGCCCTCGGCGGCGGCAACTCCATCCGCTTCCTGCTCTCCTGGGCCTACGCGGAACCCGTACGGGGCCAGGTCGACACCACGTATCTGGCCGCCGCCACCGCCCAGATGCGCGCCTTCCTCGACGCGGGCATCCGTGTCTACCCCGACTTCCACCAGGACCTCTACTCCCGGCACCTGTTCGACCCCGACAGCTGGTACACGGGTGACGGCGCCCCCAAGTGGGCCGTGGACCTCGGGAACTACCCGGACGAGAACTGCGGGATCTGCCTCTTCTGGGGCCAGAACATCACCCAGAACGAGGCCGTGAAGCAGGCGTCGTACGACTTCTGGCACAATGAGTACGGCCTCCAGGACGCCTTCCTGACCACCGCCCAGAAGACCATGGCGTACATCAGGCAGAACGTCTCCGCCGCCGAGTTCGCGGGCGTCGTCGGCTTCGACCCCTACAACGAGCCGCACGCCGGCGTCTACGACTCCGGCCAGACCAGCCGCACCTGGGAACGCGACGTCCTGTGGCCCTTCTACCAGAAGTTCCGGGCCCGCATGGACGCGGCCGGCTGGCAGGACAAGCCGCTCTTCGCCGAGCCGAACCTCTTCTGGAACGCCAACATCGACTTCCAGAAGCAGGAGGGCGGCCTGCTGGACGCGGGCACGCTCGGGCCGCGGTACGTCTTCAACACCCACTTCTACGACCAGAAGGCCATCTCGGGTGTCTTCATGTGGGGCAAGGCGGAGGACGGCCAGTACGCCGGCGACTTCGGTACCGTCCGCGACCGCGCCTCGGCCACGAAGACGCCGGCGATCATCAGCGAGTTCGGCCACCCACTGGCGGGCTCGGTCTCCGACAAGGCGCCGACCGTGCTCAAGGCGATGTACCAGGCCCTCGACTCCCGTGTCCCGGGCAAGAGCTGGTGGTCCAACCCGGCCGGCTCCGGACCGGTGCTCTCCGGTTCGCAGTGGCAGTGGGACATCTACAACGGACGTCACCACGAGCTGATGAACGGCAACCCCGACAAGGCCCTCACCACCGGTGACGCCTGGAACGACGAGGACCTGTCCGCCGTACGGCTCGACGACTCGGGAACACCGGTGCTGCGGCAGGACGCCCGGCTGCTGGACCGGATCTACCCGAGCGCCACCTCCGGCACGACGGTCGCCTTCACCTACGAGGACCGCTCACGGGACGGCGACACGACCCTGACCTGGAACCCGGTGCCCAGCTCGCTGCCGAACGTGGCGCAACTGGTGGGCTCGGGGCAGTACGGGCTGCTGGTGTGGCGCTCGAACAGCGGGGCGGCGCCGACCGAGCTGCACCTCCCGGCGTCCTTCCCGACCGGGTCCACCACCGTGGTCTCCGACCTGGGCACGGCGTACGCCCCGCCGTCGTACACCTCGGCCACCCCGGTCGGCGTGGCCGCGGAACCGGGCGGCACGGGAAGCCGCCGCCTGCTGCTGACCGACTCGGACTCCGGCGTCCTGCACTACGCGCTGGTGACGAACGGGGCGAGCAGTCCCTCGGCCGCCGTGCTCAACGCCGCACGGTCCGAGCTCTCCGCGTGGGCCGCGCGGACCGTCGGATAG
- a CDS encoding MerR family transcriptional regulator: protein MSYSVGQVSAFAGVTVRTLHHYDRAGLLSPSDRSGAGYRLYDEADLARLQQILFYRELGFSLDEIAEILKNPQANALEHLQARLRQLSEEIGRLQRLAEVAEQAIEVQQTGVELTPAERFEVFGEISFDLSYATEAQLKWQDSAGKRESMARAAAHTKEDWRQLMGEAAAWRGELLAAFDEGERSDGERAMDLAEEHRLHIARWFTTCPPAMHRRIADDFAADPRAFALVVPPSQQRPGLATYLCKAVHANAARRADHEEDR from the coding sequence ATGAGCTACTCCGTGGGGCAGGTCTCGGCCTTCGCCGGGGTGACCGTGCGCACGCTGCACCACTACGACCGGGCGGGACTGCTCTCGCCCAGTGACCGCAGCGGCGCCGGTTACCGGCTGTACGACGAAGCCGACCTGGCCAGGCTCCAGCAGATCCTCTTCTACCGCGAACTCGGCTTCTCCCTCGACGAGATCGCCGAGATCCTCAAGAACCCGCAGGCGAACGCCCTGGAACATCTCCAGGCACGACTACGGCAGTTGAGCGAGGAGATCGGCCGGCTCCAGCGGCTGGCCGAGGTCGCCGAGCAGGCCATCGAGGTCCAGCAGACCGGCGTGGAACTGACGCCCGCCGAACGCTTCGAGGTCTTCGGCGAGATCAGCTTCGACCTCAGCTACGCCACCGAGGCACAGCTCAAGTGGCAGGACTCGGCGGGGAAGCGCGAGTCGATGGCACGCGCCGCCGCCCACACCAAGGAGGACTGGCGGCAGCTCATGGGCGAGGCGGCCGCCTGGCGGGGAGAGCTGCTCGCGGCCTTCGACGAAGGCGAGCGCAGTGACGGCGAGCGGGCCATGGACCTCGCCGAGGAGCACCGGCTGCACATCGCCCGCTGGTTCACCACCTGTCCGCCCGCCATGCACCGGCGCATCGCGGACGACTTCGCCGCCGACCCGCGCGCCTTCGCGCTCGTCGTACCGCCCTCGCAGCAACGACCGGGCCTTGCCACCTATCTGTGCAAGGCCGTCCACGCGAATGCGGCCCGCCGGGCGGACCATGAGGAGGACAGATGA
- a CDS encoding glycosyltransferase, translating to MRILIAAAGSRGDVAPYTGLGAGLREAGHDVTLATTDAFAPLVREAGLGFTSLPSRPQAQGGVESRRELMRTAAAFVTELGQGFADAVDPGTDLLLLSTTTAPLGQHVAEAMGTPTIGVYLQPTAPTGDFPPTVMGTRSLGRPGNRIAGRFALRMADRVYAEAVTELRRRLDLPPMTPAETRRRQERENWPVLHGFSTALVARPSDWRAGLDVVGTWWPYVAPDRRLPGEVEDFLAAGARPVFVGFGSMAGGQGERLRGIAVRALRRAGLRGIVQAGSARLAVDGDDVLTIGDVPHALLFPRLAAVVHHAGAGTAAAALRAGTPSIPVPVTADQPFWAGRLAATGAATDPIPFASLTAERLADALGQTVRRQAYARAASVAARHMATEDGVGAVLKALG from the coding sequence ATGAGGATCCTGATCGCCGCCGCCGGATCACGCGGCGACGTCGCGCCGTACACCGGCCTGGGGGCGGGTCTGCGCGAGGCCGGGCACGATGTCACCCTCGCCACGACCGACGCCTTCGCTCCCCTGGTACGGGAGGCCGGCCTGGGGTTCACAAGCCTGCCGAGCCGCCCGCAGGCCCAGGGCGGAGTCGAGAGCAGACGTGAACTGATGCGCACCGCGGCCGCGTTCGTCACCGAGCTCGGTCAGGGATTCGCCGACGCGGTGGACCCGGGAACGGATCTGCTCCTGCTGTCGACCACCACCGCCCCGCTGGGCCAGCACGTCGCCGAGGCCATGGGAACCCCGACGATCGGCGTCTACCTCCAGCCCACCGCACCGACCGGCGACTTCCCGCCCACCGTCATGGGCACCCGCTCCCTCGGCCGCCCCGGCAACCGCATCGCCGGACGCTTCGCGCTGCGCATGGCCGACCGTGTCTACGCCGAAGCGGTCACCGAGCTGCGCCGCCGACTCGACCTGCCACCCATGACCCCCGCCGAGACGCGCCGACGACAGGAACGGGAGAACTGGCCCGTCCTGCACGGCTTCAGCACGGCGCTCGTGGCCCGCCCCTCCGACTGGCGCGCGGGACTCGACGTAGTCGGCACCTGGTGGCCGTATGTCGCCCCCGACCGTCGTCTGCCCGGCGAAGTGGAGGACTTCCTCGCGGCCGGAGCGCGGCCGGTGTTCGTCGGCTTCGGCAGTATGGCGGGCGGCCAGGGGGAGCGGCTGCGCGGGATCGCCGTCCGGGCGCTGCGCCGGGCCGGGCTGCGCGGCATCGTGCAGGCGGGCAGCGCGCGGCTCGCGGTCGACGGCGACGACGTCCTGACGATCGGCGACGTACCGCATGCGCTGCTATTCCCGAGGCTGGCCGCGGTGGTCCATCACGCCGGGGCCGGCACCGCGGCCGCCGCCCTGCGCGCCGGAACGCCCTCGATCCCGGTGCCGGTGACGGCGGATCAGCCGTTCTGGGCGGGACGGCTCGCCGCGACCGGTGCGGCCACCGACCCGATCCCCTTCGCGTCCCTCACCGCCGAGCGGCTCGCCGACGCGCTCGGTCAGACCGTGCGGCGGCAGGCGTACGCCCGTGCCGCCTCGGTCGCCGCGCGCCACATGGCGACCGAGGACGGGGTGGGTGCGGTGCTCAAGGCCCTGGGCTGA
- a CDS encoding YncE family protein, giving the protein MPAIRPRHLCSVAAALALTVAAPATTATAADSSAPALREVMFVGNNWDGTADVIKSSGDFGKIGRINVIPDKDERMAEINADPIKWIYFMAIRNSVGEGHDQFVDDMYSTPDGRSVVVSRPSFADVVSLDLATGEVNWRFPVSGYRADHMAVSPDGKRVAVSASTSNTVHVLDIDSGRELGRFATGDKPHENIFTQDGKYIYNMAIGDVNTQTDAPWLDWTKGDRRITVVDASTYQQVKVIDMRPKLDALGLTDYSDAVRPAVFSPDESKLYFQVSFFNGFFEYDLATDKITRTKTLPKNPATSDDRTTFVNDSRHHGISMSPDGSKLCVAGTMDDYAVVVNRTTLQEGPLVTASKPYWATVSGDGKSCVVSESGTDQVTAIDFATGRKQVSVPVGDHPQRVRLGHVEAGWTGPTAG; this is encoded by the coding sequence ATGCCTGCCATCAGACCCAGGCACCTGTGCTCCGTAGCCGCCGCCCTCGCCCTGACCGTCGCCGCCCCCGCGACCACCGCCACCGCCGCCGACTCCTCCGCCCCCGCCCTGCGGGAGGTGATGTTCGTCGGCAACAACTGGGACGGCACCGCCGATGTCATCAAGTCCTCCGGGGACTTCGGGAAGATCGGCCGGATCAACGTCATCCCCGACAAGGACGAGCGGATGGCGGAGATCAACGCCGATCCGATCAAGTGGATCTACTTCATGGCGATCCGCAACAGCGTGGGTGAGGGCCACGACCAGTTCGTCGACGACATGTACTCGACGCCGGACGGCAGGTCAGTGGTCGTCTCACGCCCCAGCTTCGCCGACGTGGTGTCCCTCGACCTCGCCACGGGGGAGGTCAACTGGCGCTTTCCCGTGTCGGGTTACCGCGCCGACCACATGGCGGTCTCCCCCGACGGCAAGCGGGTGGCCGTGTCGGCCTCGACCTCCAACACGGTGCATGTGCTGGACATCGACTCGGGCCGGGAACTGGGCAGGTTCGCCACCGGCGACAAGCCGCACGAGAACATCTTCACCCAGGACGGCAAGTACATCTACAACATGGCGATCGGCGACGTGAACACGCAGACCGACGCCCCCTGGCTGGACTGGACGAAGGGCGACCGGCGTATCACGGTCGTCGACGCGAGCACGTACCAGCAGGTCAAGGTCATCGACATGCGCCCGAAGCTCGACGCGCTCGGTCTGACCGACTACTCCGACGCGGTCCGGCCCGCCGTGTTCTCGCCGGACGAGTCGAAGCTGTACTTCCAGGTGTCGTTCTTCAACGGCTTCTTCGAGTACGACCTGGCCACCGACAAGATCACCCGTACGAAGACCCTGCCGAAGAACCCGGCGACCAGCGACGACCGCACCACCTTCGTCAACGACTCACGCCACCACGGCATTTCGATGAGCCCCGACGGCAGCAAGCTGTGCGTCGCGGGCACGATGGACGACTACGCGGTCGTCGTCAACCGCACCACCCTCCAGGAGGGCCCGCTCGTGACCGCCTCCAAGCCCTACTGGGCCACGGTCAGCGGTGACGGCAAGTCCTGTGTGGTGTCCGAGAGCGGCACCGACCAGGTCACGGCCATCGACTTCGCCACCGGCCGCAAGCAGGTGTCCGTCCCGGTCGGCGACCACCCGCAGCGCGTCCGGCTGGGCCATGTGGAGGCCGGCTGGACCGGGCCCACCGCCGGCTGA
- a CDS encoding TetR/AcrR family transcriptional regulator, which yields MTGRIKAPTGRYGGKSAEERQAERRRRFLDAALQLFGDNPGYRATTVAALSEAAGLSTRQFYEEFRTLEDVLAALHLQVNAWAEEATLTVVADAEHLPLAERATAIFRAYAANVTADPRRIRITFVEIIGVSPRLEEQRLARRARWVELVCAEVASAVARGEAAPRDYRLAVTAFIGSVNGLLHDWSAGWVDATLDEVVDELVRILLGILQPTDSRLAKP from the coding sequence GTGACGGGCAGGATCAAGGCGCCCACCGGCCGCTACGGCGGCAAGTCGGCCGAGGAGCGACAGGCCGAGCGGCGGCGGCGCTTCCTGGACGCGGCGCTCCAGCTGTTCGGCGACAACCCCGGCTACCGGGCCACGACCGTTGCCGCGCTGAGCGAGGCCGCGGGCTTGTCGACTCGTCAGTTCTACGAGGAGTTCCGCACCCTCGAGGACGTCCTGGCCGCCCTCCACCTCCAGGTCAACGCGTGGGCGGAGGAGGCGACCCTGACCGTGGTGGCCGACGCGGAACACCTCCCGCTCGCCGAACGCGCCACCGCGATCTTCCGCGCCTACGCCGCGAACGTCACCGCCGACCCGCGCCGCATCCGCATCACCTTCGTCGAGATCATCGGCGTCAGCCCCCGGCTGGAGGAGCAACGCCTCGCGCGTCGCGCCCGCTGGGTCGAGCTCGTCTGCGCCGAGGTGGCGTCCGCCGTCGCGCGCGGCGAGGCGGCACCGCGCGACTACCGCCTCGCCGTGACCGCGTTCATCGGCAGCGTCAACGGACTCCTGCACGACTGGAGCGCGGGGTGGGTGGACGCGACCCTCGACGAGGTCGTCGACGAACTGGTCCGCATCCTTCTCGGCATCCTCCAGCCGACGGACTCACGGCTCGCCAAACCCTGA
- a CDS encoding glycosyltransferase: protein MTAGSRGDVAPYTGLGHALSRAGHEVTLVTHGCFERLVAGSGVRFHPMPLDPRAELESARGRSLHRSATGLGKLVRVVGMARALAGQMTDDMLAAARNGDVLLLAGSTAPLGHAIAEGLSLPSIDVPLQPLAPTREFGPPMLGGGSWGAVGNRVAGHGVSLAVDRVFSAAVPDLRTRLGLSRGKPRTTREGRAFHGYSSLVVPRPRDWPPRLEVTGYWWPYDGAAQLPAELREFLDAGPPPVFVGLGSATVPDPARLSAEVVRALRRAGARTVIQRGWGGLEAAGDDVLTIGEVPHSALFPRMAAVIHHCGAGTTAAGLRAGVPAVPVPVQFDEGFWAGRLVALGVAPRALPLRKLTAEDLADAVRRGTTDPSYSRRARDIADGLRAEDGVAPVLDAVNRLGG, encoded by the coding sequence ATGACGGCGGGCTCCCGGGGCGATGTCGCCCCCTACACCGGACTCGGGCACGCCCTGTCCCGGGCCGGACACGAGGTCACCCTGGTCACGCACGGCTGCTTCGAGCGGCTGGTCGCGGGATCGGGCGTGCGCTTCCATCCGATGCCGTTGGATCCACGGGCGGAACTGGAGTCCGCGCGCGGCCGGAGCCTGCACCGCAGCGCGACCGGCCTGGGCAAGCTCGTCCGCGTGGTGGGGATGGCACGGGCCCTGGCCGGGCAGATGACGGACGACATGCTGGCCGCGGCGCGCAACGGTGACGTCCTGCTCCTGGCCGGCTCCACCGCACCGCTGGGGCACGCCATCGCCGAGGGTCTGTCACTGCCGAGCATCGATGTGCCTCTGCAACCCCTCGCCCCCACCCGGGAGTTCGGGCCGCCGATGCTCGGGGGCGGCTCCTGGGGAGCCGTCGGCAACCGGGTCGCCGGGCACGGCGTGAGCCTTGCCGTCGACCGGGTCTTCTCGGCGGCCGTACCGGACCTACGGACCCGCCTGGGGCTGTCACGCGGCAAGCCCCGCACCACGCGCGAGGGCCGCGCATTCCACGGTTACAGCTCCCTGGTGGTGCCCAGGCCGCGCGACTGGCCGCCGCGCCTGGAGGTGACGGGTTACTGGTGGCCGTACGACGGTGCGGCCCAACTCCCCGCCGAGCTGCGGGAGTTCCTGGACGCGGGCCCGCCGCCGGTCTTCGTGGGTCTGGGCAGCGCGACCGTGCCCGATCCCGCGCGGCTGAGCGCCGAGGTGGTGCGCGCCCTGCGCCGGGCCGGAGCGCGCACGGTGATCCAGCGGGGCTGGGGCGGTCTTGAGGCCGCCGGGGACGACGTACTGACCATCGGCGAGGTGCCGCACTCCGCGCTGTTCCCGCGGATGGCCGCCGTGATCCATCACTGCGGCGCGGGCACGACGGCGGCCGGGCTGCGGGCCGGGGTGCCGGCGGTGCCCGTGCCGGTCCAGTTCGACGAGGGCTTCTGGGCCGGACGCCTGGTCGCGCTCGGTGTGGCGCCCCGCGCCCTGCCGCTGCGGAAGCTCACGGCCGAGGACCTGGCGGACGCCGTGCGGCGGGGGACCACCGACCCGTCCTACAGCAGGCGCGCCCGCGACATCGCCGACGGGCTGCGGGCCGAGGACGGCGTAGCCCCCGTCCTCGACGCGGTGAACCGGCTCGGCGGCTGA